One window of the Methanocaldococcus vulcanius M7 genome contains the following:
- a CDS encoding SWIM zinc finger family protein — protein sequence MKYDSRVVERGKAYYKNNLVKYCIKFGDFLFGEVFGSELYRVKVDLKDHSSICSCPYRFNCKHGYALIEAYKNNNYIDGDEIFNNLKNKSKEELLDILKELVVKNYLWDCFVDVDSLIYRAIGIIKLIPIEKKHIFTLISFLRNCFVKNAKDEELLRVIVEMLKMDLDFNDSNIIEALTLILDEIFERKNKETIKKLVDLYRKNRKELWLVQDYLIENWDYLDEFK from the coding sequence ATGAAGTATGATAGTAGGGTTGTGGAGAGGGGAAAAGCGTACTATAAAAACAATTTAGTTAAATACTGTATTAAATTTGGAGATTTCCTCTTTGGAGAGGTTTTTGGATCTGAACTTTATAGAGTTAAGGTAGATCTGAAAGATCACTCTTCTATATGTTCATGCCCTTATAGATTCAACTGTAAGCATGGATATGCGTTAATAGAGGCCTATAAAAATAATAACTACATTGATGGAGATGAAATATTTAATAATTTAAAAAATAAATCAAAAGAAGAGTTATTAGATATTTTAAAGGAACTGGTTGTTAAAAACTATTTATGGGATTGTTTTGTTGATGTAGATAGTTTAATATATAGAGCTATTGGTATAATAAAACTAATTCCAATAGAGAAAAAACATATCTTTACCCTTATTTCTTTTCTTAGAAACTGTTTTGTTAAAAATGCAAAAGATGAAGAACTTTTAAGGGTTATAGTTGAGATGTTAAAAATGGATCTGGATTTTAACGATTCCAATATAATTGAGGCGTTAACGTTGATATTGGATGAGATTTTTGAAAGAAAAAATAAAGAAACAATAAAAAAACTTGTAGATCTATATAGGAAGAATAGAAAAGAGTTATGGTTAGTTCAAGATTATCTTATTGAGAACTGGGATTATCTTGATGAATTTAAGTGA
- a CDS encoding AAA family ATPase, with translation MNKIGLTPIKIKTFSKIKTYDDTIPSLKYVVIEPAGFPIKMGSENVSVSAEDPVLFNIYARDQWIGEIVKEGDYLFDNSIIPDYAFKVLSTYPKDGGMITSETVFKLQTPKKVIRTQFKKAKFSEIVGQEEAKKKCRIIMKYLEDPELFGDWAPKNVLFYGPPGTGKTLMARALATETNSSFILVKAPELIGEHVGDASKMIRELYQKASENAPCVVFIDELDAIGLSREYQSLRGDVSEVVNALLTELDGIKENEGVVTIAATNNPAMLDSAIRSRFEEEIEFKLPDDKERLKIMELYAKKMPIPIKANLKEFVEKTKGFSGRDIKEKFLKPALHRAILEGRDYINKEDLEISLKKLKVNQKEAPTHLYL, from the coding sequence ATGAATAAGATTGGATTAACTCCAATAAAAATAAAGACATTTTCAAAGATTAAAACTTACGATGATACAATTCCATCATTAAAGTATGTGGTTATAGAGCCAGCTGGCTTTCCTATAAAAATGGGAAGCGAGAACGTCAGTGTGTCTGCTGAGGATCCTGTATTATTTAATATTTACGCGAGAGATCAATGGATTGGAGAGATTGTTAAAGAAGGGGATTATCTTTTTGATAATTCGATAATTCCTGATTATGCATTTAAAGTTCTCTCTACATATCCAAAAGATGGAGGGATGATCACAAGCGAGACGGTTTTTAAACTTCAAACTCCAAAAAAAGTTATAAGAACACAATTTAAAAAAGCTAAGTTTAGCGAGATCGTTGGGCAGGAAGAGGCAAAAAAGAAGTGTAGGATAATTATGAAGTATCTGGAAGATCCAGAACTCTTCGGGGACTGGGCTCCAAAGAATGTTTTATTTTACGGACCTCCCGGAACTGGGAAAACACTTATGGCGAGAGCACTTGCTACCGAGACAAATTCTTCATTTATATTGGTAAAAGCTCCTGAATTGATAGGAGAGCATGTAGGAGATGCTTCTAAAATGATCAGAGAGTTGTATCAAAAAGCATCAGAAAATGCTCCTTGTGTTGTATTTATAGATGAGTTGGATGCAATAGGATTAAGTAGGGAGTATCAATCACTTAGAGGAGATGTTTCTGAGGTCGTTAATGCACTTTTAACAGAGTTAGATGGTATCAAAGAAAATGAGGGAGTTGTAACTATTGCTGCAACCAACAATCCTGCAATGCTTGATTCAGCAATTAGAAGTAGATTTGAGGAGGAAATAGAGTTTAAGCTTCCAGATGATAAAGAACGATTAAAAATTATGGAACTCTATGCTAAAAAGATGCCAATTCCAATTAAAGCAAATTTAAAGGAATTTGTAGAAAAAACGAAAGGATTTAGTGGCAGAGACATTAAGGAGAAATTTTTAAAGCCAGCCCTCCATAGGGCAATATTAGAAGGTAGAGATTATATAAATAAAGAAGATTTAGAGATCTCTCTCAAAAAATTAAAGGTTAATCAAAAAGAAGCTCCAACTCACCTTTACTTATAA